The following proteins are encoded in a genomic region of Colletotrichum higginsianum IMI 349063 chromosome 9, whole genome shotgun sequence:
- a CDS encoding Glutathione S-transferase: protein MTSRLGQLSKQFFNMAAKTKTDIHLYTTGTPNGIKVSILLEELGLDYQVTAIDISKNTQKEPWFLEINPNGRIPALTDTFEDGKQIRLFESGSILQYLVDRYDKDHKVSYPYGSREYWEVNNWLHWQMGGLGPMQGQANHFKRYAPEKIQYGIDRYVNETRRLYRTMDTQLKANPHGYLVGDRVTIADIASWGWVAASKWAGIDLDEFPALKAWLWKLVERPGFEQGRHIPSPHKALEHHSKTDEELDEQAKAASAWILKGMQEDAAKK, encoded by the exons ATGACCTCTCGCCTCGGACAATTGAGTAAGCAATTCTTCAACATGGCcgccaagaccaagaccgaCATCCACCTGTACACCACCGGCACCCCCAACGGTATCAAGGTGTCCATTCTGCTGGAGGAGCTTGGACTGGACTATCAGGTCACCGCCATTGACATCTCCAAGAACACTCAAAAG GAGCCCTGGTTCCTTGAGATCAACCCCAATGGGCGCATCCCGGCCTTGACCGACACGTTCGAAGATGGCAAGCAGATCCGTCTCTTCGAGTCCGGTAGCATTTTGCAATACCTCGTCGACCGCTACGACAAGGATCACAAGGTCTCTTACCCCTACGGCTCGCGCGAGTACTGGGAGGTGAACAACTGG CTGCACTGGCAGATGGGTGGTCTGGGCCCCATGCAGGG ACAAGCCAACCACTTTAAGC GTTACGCCCCGGAAAAGATCCAGTACGGCATCGACCGCTACGTCAACGAGACGCGCCGCCTGTACCGCACCATGGACACGCAGCTCAAGGCCAACCCCCACGGctacctcgtcggcgaccgCGTGACCATCGCCGACATTGCCAGCTGGGGTTGGGTCGCGGCCAGCAAGTGGGCGggcatcgacctcgacgagttCCCCGCCCTCAAGGCGTGGCTGTGGAAGCTCGTCGAGAGGCCCGGCTTCGAGCAGGGCCGTCACATTCCCTCTCCCCACAAGGCCTTGGAGCACCACAGTAagaccgacgaggagctggatGAGCAGGCCAAGGCTGCCTCTGCGTGGATTCTCAAAGGAATGCAGGAGGATGCCGCTAAGAAATGA
- a CDS encoding Peptide hydrolase: protein MAVKNPFGFTTGPVTFWLIVVYAAFLIPLVWIHESVPAVPSHSQDPYPDLNLTEAWQDLTHITRKYHPYNSRANDEVGAYLLKRVKDILDRNKVDYTEEKDAGGVIWTQDINDAPASAPARQDVLRRASTGPSVTIFDDTISNTTYLGTSGSFSQSGPYATYFEGTNKLVYIRGTEDEDGEWWNGKRDARKIGQGGVLVNAHYDSVSTGYGATDDGMGCVSILQMLNYYTSPGQQPRRGIVLLLNNGEEDGLFGARVYHYSPLYHFTTSFVNLEGAGAGGRAILFRTTDLEVTKGYANAPHPFGSVVAADGFKLGAIRSETDYKVWTESYGQRGLDIAFYRPRARYHTNQDDTRHASQESLWHLLSNSLAAVDNLQSTTGYFSGRRNDGDKKKVSSGSGTDGVWFDMFGTGFALLELRGLFAWTLTLLIVSPLALALVTYILSRKDKYYFFSRNVRAEEDEEPVPLGGWKGFSRFPLALIFSASITVLSALLVRRVNPHIIYSSPYAVWAMTLSLFFLVFWTVSKGASAVRPTALQRGYAHIWLFILSWAILVGVTTAADRFKIASGYPFAFFHSAVFVSTLISLCDLFALPSKKDFAQHAHDDQQIRDHISEVPNSDALISHHSNDEDNTVEEPTETTPLRSGENENGNNGTIRTTFATTYRRSISAIMSDTGEENKETEHPLEKEQQWSAKLPSWTWFFQLLLLAPITIIVFLQIALFVVSAINSAAADGNDPLLVYSAIAAFSIIVLLPITPFIHRASFYLPLFLLLIFFISLIYNLVAFPFSAENRLKVRFQQTLDLDRTTSIVSFTGLEKYTRQLIAELPSGAGQPVNCTRGAGLSSECHYNGAAVMPHLPQFTDSLSADFSEGKYADLVTVNISHSNSSKKAEFCIDAVESKSCTLTFDTPVSFHVHGSAGIDPIFSQPTEQGVVKLTLWRRDSSIPWTVDVESLESRAVSSGVPFESSGHGIETVHEDLRVRKSAELSGTIACQWSDANVLGTIPAFDEALQFSPDWIAVTKAAVGLVEAEKKFRG from the exons ATGGCTGTTAAGAACCCCTTTGGGTTCACGACGGGCCCGGTCACTTTTTGGCTGATAGTCGTCTACGCAGCCTTCCTGATACCTCTCGTATGGATCCACGAGTCCGTGCCGGCTGTCCCAAGCCACAGCCAGGATCCCTACCCGGACCTCAACTTGACTGAGGCCTGGCAGGACCTGACGCACATCACCAGAAAATACCACCCTTACAACAGCCGTGCCAATGACGAGGTCGGTGCGTACCTCTTGAAGCGAGTTAAGGACATTTTGGATCGCAACAAGGTTGACTAcaccgaggagaaggacgcTGGCGGCGTTATCTGGACTCAGGACATTAA TGATGCCCCTGCTTCTGCCCCTGCGAGACAAGACGTGCTCCGGCGCGCATCGACGGGCCCTTCGGTGACCATCTTCGACGACACGATATCGAACACCACCTACCTTGGCACATCGGGCTCTTTTAGCCAATCAGGCCCGTATGCTACGTATTTTGAAGGCACGAACAAGCTTGTCTACATTCGCGgtaccgaagatgaagacggaGAATGGTGGAATGGCAAGCGTGATGCTCGCAAGATTGGCCAGGGCGGCGTTCTTGTCAATGCTCATTACGACTC AGTTTCCACTGGCTACGGTGCAACTGATGATGGCATGGGCTGCGTCAGCATCCTGCAGATGCTCAACTACTACACTAGCCCTGGTCAGCAGCCGAGGCGTGGAATTGTGCTGCTGCTCAACAatggcgaagaagacggcctgTTTGGAGCTAGAGTCTACCACTACAGCCCTCTTTACCACTTCACTACCTCGTTCGTGAATCTCGAGGGtgctggcgccggcgggcgggcCATTCTGTTCCGGACGACCGACCTGGAGGTCACCAAGGGCTACGCAAACGCACCGCACCCCTTCGGCTCCGTCGTTGCCGCAGATGGATTCAAGCTCGGGGCGATCAGAAGCGAAACGGATTATAAAGTATGGACTGAATCCTATGGTCAGCGCGGCCTCGACATTGCGTTCTATCGCCCGCGGGCACGATACCACACCAACCAGGATGATACCCGCCACGCCTCGCAAGAAAGTCTGTGGCACTTGCTGTCCAACAGCCTGGCGGCTGTCGACAACCTCCAAAGCACCACCGGCTATTTCAGCGGCCGACGAAATGATGGagacaagaagaaggtgtCGAGCGGCTCTGGCACGGACGGTGTATGGTTCGACATGTTTGGAACGGGCTTCGCGCTGCTGGAGCTTCGGGGCCTTTTTGCCTGGACCCTGACATTACTTATTGTGTCTCCCctcgccctggccctggTAACCTACATCCTCTCCAGAAAGGACAAGTACTATTTCTTTTCGCGAAATGTTAGAgccgaagaggatgaagaacCCGTGCCCCTCGGAGGTTGGAAAGGTTTTTCCCGCTTCCCGCTGGCTCTgatcttctcggcctcgatcaCGGTTCTCTCCGCCCTTCTGGTCCGAAGGGTCAACCCTCACATAATCTACAGCAGTCCCTACGCAGT ATGGGCGATGACGCTGTCTCTgttcttcctcgtcttctggACAGTCTCAAAGGGCGCCAGTGCTGTCAGACCGACCGCTCTTCAGCGGGGGTATGCCCACATCTGGTTGTTCATTCTCAGCTGGGCCATCCTCGTCGGGGTcacgaccgccgccgacagGTTCAAGATTGCGTCCGGCTATCCCTTTGCATTCTTCCATTCCGCCGTGTTCGTTTCGACACTCATCAGCCTCTGTGATTTATTCGCGCTCCCAAGCAAGAAGGACTTTGCACAGCATGCCCATGACGATCAGCAAATCAGGGATCACATATCAGAGGTACCCAACTCGGACGCATTGATTTCCCATCATTCCAATGATGAGGACAATACCGTCGAGGAGCCCACAGAAACAACGCCGCTTAGGAGTGGTGAGAACGAAAACGGAAACAACGGCACCATCCGGACAACTTTTGCGACGACATATAGAcgctccatctcggccatcatGAGCGATACTGGGGAGGAGAACAAGGAGACAGAACATCCTCTCGAAAAGGAGCAGCAATGGTCCGCCAAGCTTCCATCTTGGACCTGGTTTTTCCAACTGCTTCTGCTTGCTCCAATCACCATTATCGTCTTCCTCCAGATCGCTCTCTTCGTCGTTTCTGCGATCAACTCAGCAGCCGCAGACGGCAACGACCCCTTGCTGGTGTATTCAGCCATCGCTGCTTTCAGCATCATCGTCCTTCTGCCCATCACGCCATTCATTCACAGAGCCAGCTTCTACCTCCCTCTATTCCTGCTTCTGATTTTCTTCATCAGTCTGATCTATAACCTTGTCGCCTTCCCCTTCTCGGCAGAAAACCGCCTGAAGGTTAGGTTCCAGCAAACGCTTGACCTGGATCGGACGACGTCGATCGTCTCGTTCACCGGCTTGGAGAAGTACACTCGACAGCTGATTGCAGAGCTCCCCTCGGGAGCGGGTCAACCAGTCAACTGCACACGCGGAGCCGGGCTGTCATCTGAATGTCACTACAACGGTGCGGCTGTGATGCCCCATTTGCCCCAGTTCACCGACAGCCTTTCTGCCGACTTTTCGGAGGGCAAATACGCCGACCTCGTGACTGTCAATATCAGCCACTCGAACTCAAGCAAAAAGGCCGAGTTCTGCATTGATGCCGTGGAGTCAAAGTCATGTACTCTGACTTTCGACACCCCGGTATCGTTCCACGTCCACGGAAGCGCCGGCATAGACCCCATCTTCAGCCAACCTACCGAGCAAGGCGTAGTAAAGCTTACACTTTGGCGCAGAGACTCGTCAATCCCTTGGACAGTAGACGTTGAATCGCTCGAAAGCCGAGCCGTGTCATCCGGCGTACCGTTCGAATCCAGTGGTCACGGCATCGAGACAGTTCACGAAGATCTCCGAGTCCGAAAGTCAGCAGAGTTGAGCGGAACCATTGCATGCCAATGGAGCGATGCCAATGTTCTAGGCACCATTCCTGCATTCGACGAGGCTTTGCAATTCTCCCCTGACTGGATCGCCGTCACCAAGGCAGCTGTCGGC
- a CDS encoding Zinc knuckle, giving the protein MSWRSQGITGSNNIPLGKRRFGGEDEEYPEAPPPPSNDYGNGINNDNGSGNGELKRGRSPEPRSDADGPRRRKKRNRWGDASENKAAGLMGLTTAITANMTGEQLEAYTLHLRITEISQKLRIDDVVPADGDRSPSPPPQYDNHGRRINTREYRYRKRLEDERHKLIEKAMKTIPNYHPPQDYRRPTKTQEKVYVPVNDYPEINFIGLLIGPRGNTLKKMEGESGAKIAIRGKGSVKEGKGRSDAAHASNQEEDLHCLIMAETEEKVNKAKKLIHNIIETAASIPEGQNELKRNQLRELAALNGTLRDDENQACQNCGQIGHRKYDCPERQNYTASIICRVCGNAGHMARDCPDRQKGASWRNDGAGSGRGPAGRLGSGDAVDREYEQLMQELGGGSASGAAPARIEAGPGSFNNGPSGGGDAKPWQRGPTGGPAPWRSRNNDSRDDRDRDRDRDGGDGGGGGGGGGGGGGAAPWARDRNRRDDHAGGDSYYGGGGGGQGYGGQPSAPAAPGAAPWHQPPGTQNGYAAYGGYPGYGAPPGMAAPPPNMPPPPPGAPGLGAPPGLAASGIHALIQQYAGDAPPPPPSDNAPPPPPSDQPPPPPPGA; this is encoded by the exons ATGTCGTGGAGAAGCCAGGGAATCACGGGCTCCAACAACATCCCGTTGGGAAAGCGCCGttttggcggcgaggacgaggagtaCCCCGAagctcctcccccccctaGCAATGACTATGGCAACGGcatcaacaacgacaacggcagcggcaacggcgagTTGAAGCGTGGTCGCAGCCCTGAGCCAC GTTCCGATGCCGATGGCCCTCGTCgcagaaagaagagaaaccGTTGGGGTGACGCGTCGGAGAACAAGGCTGCTGGATTGATGGGCTTGACCACCGCCATCACGGCCAACATGACCGGCGAGCAGCTGGAGGCCTACACCCTTCATCTTCGCATCACGGAAATCAGCCAGAAGCTTCGTATTGATGACGTCGTCCCCGCCGATGGAGACAG atctccctctcctcccccccagtACGACAACCATGGTCGCCGTATCAACACCCGCGAATACCGCTACCGCAagcgcctcgaggacgagcgTCACAAGCTCATCGAGAAGGCCATGAAGACCATCCCTAACTACCACCCGCCACAGGATTACCGCAGGCCCACCAAGACCCAGGAGAAGGTCTACGTGCCTGTTAACGATTATCCAGAGATTAACTTCA TCGGCTTGCTCATCGGACCTCGTGGCAATActctgaagaagatggagggaGAATCTGGCGCCAAGATTGCCATTCGTGGCAAGGGCTCCGTCAAAGAAGGAAAGGGCCGGTCGGACGCAGCTCACGCCAGCAACCAGGAGGAAGACCTTCACTGCCTCATCATGGCGGAGACGGAAGAAAAGGTcaacaaggccaagaagctcatTCACAATATTATTGAGACG GCTGCTTCCATCCCCGAAGGCCAGAACGAGCTCAAGCGCAACCAGCTTCGTGAGCTCGCAGCTCTCAACGGAACTCTCCGTGACGACGAAAACCAGGCCTGCCAGAACTGCGGTCAGATCGGCCATCGCAAGTACGACTGTCCCGAGCGACAGAACTACACTGCCAGCATCATCTGTCGTGTCTGTGGCAATGCCGGACACATGGCCAGAGACTGTCCCGACCGACAAAAGGGTGCCAGCTGGCGCAACGACGGTGCCGGCAGTGGCAGAGGTCCCGCTGGCCGCCTCGGAAGCGGAGACGCTGTCGATCGCGAGTACGAG CAACTCATGCAAgaactcggcggcggctctgcCAGCGGTGCTGCTCCCGCACGCATTGAGGCCGGCCCTGGTTCCTTCAACAACGGTCCCAGCGGTGGCGGTGATGCGAAGCCCTGGCAACGTGGCCCGACCGGTGGTCCCGCTCCCTGGCGCAGCCGTAACAACGACTCGCGTGATGATCGTGaccgcgaccgcgaccgcgacggcggtgacggaggcggcggcggcggcggaggtggtggaggtggtggtgccgCTCCATGGGCCCGCGACCGCAACCGCCGCGATGATCATGCTGGTGGTGACAGCTACtacggcggtggtggcggcggccaaggctATGGTGGTCAGCCATCTGCCCCCGCCGCTCCAGGTGCCGCCCCGTGGCATCAACCTCCTGGAACCCAGAACGGCTACGCTGCCTACGGTGGCTACCCCGGATACGGTGCTCCCCCTGGCATGGCCGCGCCTCCTCCGAACatgccccctcctccgcctggTGCTCCTGGCCTCGGAGCTCCTCCAGGCCTGGCGGCGAGCGGTATCCATGCCCTGATTCAGCAATACGCCGGCGATGctcccccgccgcctccttcggACAAtgcgcctcctcctccccccagcGACCaacctcccccacccccccctggcGCCTGA
- a CDS encoding Epoxide hydrolase encodes MSVQPSLKQTSSGFVENEGVETHFYVTGEGPLMVFQHGFPDNASTWYHQVAEFSKTHTVVCPTLLAGDILAILDHFNAPKAIIAGHDFGGAAIQLLALLHPERVSELITINSPIVPRIYELVNFDKDQQRQSEYTISYMKYQPGDDKNLDVVVAPISDEEYRRNIRNYLSESPMEGMLAYYKYNYPAPPYGVKVDTSVMLYQVPTLIIWGVDDPYFSLKMLDQIPKNFKNTTRLVTLPGAGHWSFREQPDRINQEIRSWLELHAMGSI; translated from the exons ATGTCGGTCCAACCTTCCTTAAAGCAAACTTCCTCCGGATTCGTTGAAAACGAAGGGGTGGAAACACACTTCTACGTCACAGGCGAGGGTCCTTTGATGGTCTTTCAGCATGGCTTCCCCGACAACGCGTCCACCTGGTACCATCAGGTGGCCGAGTTTTCGAAAACACACACCGTGGTGTGCCCTACTCTAC TCGCCGGCGATATCCTGGCTATCCTCGACCATTTCAACGCGCCGAAGGCCATTATTGCAGGCCATGACTTTGGAGGTGCAGCGATCCAGTTGCTAGCACTCCTTCACCCGGAACGCGTCTCGGAGCTCATCACAATCAACTCTCCCATCGTCCCTCGCATTTACGAACTAGTCAACTTTGACAAGGATCAGCAACGCCAATCGGAGTACACAATTTCGTACATGAAGTATCAACCAGGAGACGACAAGAATCTGGACGTGGTGGTTGCACCTATCAGCGATGAAGAATATCGTCGCAACATCCGCAACTATCTCTCAGAGTCACCGATGGAGGGTATGTTGGCTTACTACAAATACAACTACCCGGCCCCTCCTTACGGTGTGAAGGTTGATACCTCCGTCATGTTGTATCAAGTTCCTACCCTTATCATCTGGGGAGTGGATGACCCTTATTTCTCACTGAAGATGTTGGATCAAATCCCAAAGAATTTCAAGAATACTACCCGCCTGGTCACACTCCCTGGTGCTGGTCATTGGTCATTCCGGGAACAGCCAGATCGAATCAACCAGGAGATCCGGTCCTGGTTGGAGCTTCATGCCATGGGCTCCATTTAA